One window of the Alphaproteobacteria bacterium genome contains the following:
- a CDS encoding DMT family transporter, with the protein MVGTPANPPKLVNRHILGMLSVAAGVSVFSLHDAIMKFLSSTYAVHEIVFVRSVAALPFVLVATLLEGNGRVALHRPGLHIVRGLVMYASFTAYYLALARLPLAENTTLFFSAPLFVTVFAIPFLGEQVDRRTWFAIGVGFLGVLIVLRPGAALVDPAALLSVFSAGAYAVSALFVRRLGVTDGAGSMALSATAVYIVASGITALALAGIEPPADAHVSVRFLLRPWAWPDRVDFALFVACGLLAASGFFLIAHGYRLAHANRVAPFEYAALPWSVTWGYVFFGNLPDAATIIGALVILSGGLYMLHFAHVAPDTTRASPSTRP; encoded by the coding sequence ATGGTCGGCACACCCGCGAACCCACCAAAACTCGTCAATCGTCACATTCTCGGAATGCTGAGCGTCGCTGCAGGCGTTTCCGTTTTTTCGCTCCATGACGCGATCATGAAATTCCTGAGCAGCACCTATGCTGTCCATGAAATCGTCTTTGTACGCAGCGTCGCGGCACTGCCTTTCGTTCTGGTCGCCACGCTTCTCGAGGGAAACGGGCGAGTGGCTCTCCACCGTCCCGGCCTTCACATCGTGCGTGGGCTGGTGATGTACGCGTCGTTCACGGCCTATTACCTCGCGCTCGCGCGCCTGCCTCTCGCCGAGAATACGACGCTTTTCTTTTCGGCCCCGCTCTTCGTCACCGTGTTCGCCATCCCGTTCCTGGGGGAACAGGTCGACCGACGAACCTGGTTCGCCATCGGCGTTGGTTTTCTCGGCGTGTTGATCGTGTTGCGACCCGGTGCGGCCCTGGTCGATCCCGCGGCTTTGTTATCGGTGTTCTCGGCGGGCGCCTATGCTGTTTCAGCGCTTTTCGTGCGTCGTCTTGGGGTCACGGACGGGGCCGGGTCGATGGCGCTTTCGGCGACGGCCGTCTACATCGTTGCGAGCGGCATTACCGCACTGGCCCTCGCAGGAATCGAGCCTCCCGCAGACGCGCACGTCAGCGTGCGTTTTCTCCTGCGGCCTTGGGCTTGGCCGGATCGAGTCGACTTCGCACTGTTCGTCGCCTGCGGCCTGTTGGCCGCATCGGGCTTCTTCCTGATCGCCCACGGCTACCGCCTGGCACATGCCAATCGCGTCGCACCTTTTGAATACGCGGCCCTACCTTGGAGCGTGACATGGGGCTATGTCTTCTTCGGAAACCTGCCCGATGCGGCCACAATCATCGGGGCGCTCGTGATCTTGAGCGGGGGGCTCTACATGCTTCATTTCGCGCACGTGGCTCCAGATACAACACGCGCCAGTCCCTCGACGCGACCGTGA
- the thrS gene encoding threonine--tRNA ligase, which yields MNETAPADPQALHEMRHSCSHLMAAAIHQLWPSAKFGVGPAVENGFFYDVELPETLKLEDLEKIELTMRQIKNKKIPFERIEVPIDEAIRLMDKIGQTYKVELLNLLKEKGSTAVVKDTGDDDAVGVGEGKGGVATISLYKTGDFIDLCRGPHVRNTGETGQFKLTKLAGAYWRGDAKNPQLQRIYGICFPTKEELDHELWRIEEAKKRDHRKIGHELELFTFSADVGAGLPLWLPKGMAMRQELEFLAMQEERRDGYVRVATPQITREALYYRSRHLPYYKDDMYPPIDIDGENFYLRPMNCPHHHQVYLSAKRSYRELPLRVAEYGLCYRYEPSGGLSGLMRVRGFCMNDAHIYCRYDQAKNEFLNVMHLHARYYDLMGIEEYYMRLSLPDLNKLDKYVNEPAKWIAALEVIRAAMKESGYPFREAEGEAAFYGPKVDFMIKSAIGTEYAISTNQLDFLATETFDLKYVGEDGADHPVYVIHRAPLGSHERFIAFLIEHFAGAFPTWLAPVQVRVVPITDRTNDYAIKVRDRLYSTPVVNGTGGFRVDVDLANERMQKKIRNAQNEKIPYMLVVGDREAEQGTVAVRLRSGKDLGAMPLEQFIARVKQEAESRKDLPV from the coding sequence ATGAATGAAACAGCGCCTGCCGATCCGCAAGCATTGCATGAGATGCGGCATTCGTGCTCGCATCTCATGGCGGCCGCGATCCACCAGCTATGGCCGAGTGCTAAGTTCGGGGTCGGCCCCGCGGTTGAGAACGGTTTTTTTTACGACGTGGAGCTGCCGGAGACGCTCAAGCTCGAGGATCTCGAAAAGATCGAGCTGACGATGCGCCAGATCAAGAACAAGAAAATCCCCTTCGAGCGGATCGAGGTGCCGATCGACGAGGCGATCCGGCTCATGGACAAGATCGGCCAGACCTACAAGGTCGAACTTCTCAATCTCCTCAAGGAAAAGGGCTCGACGGCGGTCGTCAAGGATACCGGCGACGACGATGCCGTCGGCGTCGGCGAGGGGAAGGGTGGTGTTGCCACAATCTCGCTTTATAAGACGGGCGATTTTATCGATCTCTGCCGCGGGCCGCACGTGCGGAACACCGGCGAAACCGGCCAGTTCAAGCTGACGAAACTCGCAGGCGCATATTGGCGCGGCGACGCGAAGAACCCGCAGCTTCAGCGCATCTATGGCATTTGCTTTCCAACCAAGGAAGAGCTCGACCACGAGTTGTGGCGGATCGAAGAGGCGAAGAAGCGCGATCACCGTAAGATCGGCCACGAGCTCGAACTTTTCACATTCTCGGCTGACGTGGGCGCTGGCCTGCCCCTGTGGCTGCCAAAGGGCATGGCAATGCGCCAGGAACTCGAGTTCCTTGCAATGCAGGAGGAACGCCGGGACGGCTACGTGCGCGTTGCCACGCCCCAGATTACGCGCGAAGCACTCTATTATCGCTCGCGCCATCTCCCCTATTACAAGGACGACATGTATCCCCCTATCGATATCGACGGCGAGAACTTCTATTTGCGGCCGATGAACTGCCCGCACCACCACCAGGTCTATCTCTCGGCCAAACGCTCCTACCGCGAGCTTCCTTTGAGGGTCGCCGAATACGGCCTGTGCTACCGGTATGAACCCTCGGGCGGGCTGTCGGGACTCATGCGGGTGCGCGGATTCTGCATGAATGATGCCCACATCTATTGCCGATACGATCAAGCCAAGAACGAATTTCTTAATGTCATGCATCTTCATGCCCGCTACTACGATCTCATGGGCATCGAGGAATATTACATGCGGCTGTCGCTGCCCGACCTTAACAAGCTCGATAAATATGTGAACGAACCTGCGAAGTGGATAGCGGCACTCGAAGTCATTCGTGCCGCGATGAAGGAATCAGGGTATCCGTTCAGGGAAGCGGAGGGTGAGGCAGCGTTCTATGGTCCGAAGGTCGACTTCATGATCAAGAGCGCCATCGGGACCGAATACGCGATTTCGACCAACCAGCTCGACTTTCTCGCGACCGAGACATTCGACCTCAAATATGTCGGCGAAGATGGGGCCGATCATCCGGTCTATGTAATACACCGCGCCCCGTTAGGCTCGCACGAGCGCTTCATCGCGTTCCTTATCGAGCATTTTGCGGGCGCGTTCCCGACTTGGCTCGCACCGGTTCAAGTGCGCGTGGTGCCGATCACGGATCGGACAAATGACTATGCGATCAAGGTTCGGGATCGTCTCTACTCGACGCCCGTCGTCAACGGCACGGGCGGGTTTCGCGTCGACGTCGATCTCGCGAATGAGCGCATGCAGAAGAAAATTCGCAATGCCCAGAACGAGAAGATTCCTTACATGCTCGTCGTCGGCGATCGGGAAGCGGAGCAGGGAACCGTTGCCGTGCGGTTGAGGAGCGGCAAGGATTTAGGCGCCATGCCGCTTGAACAGTTCATCGCGCGCGTCAAGCAGGAGGCCGAGTCACGAAAGGACCTGCCGGTCTGA
- a CDS encoding DMT family transporter, which produces MTNPSSHSARTAGRGGNSALRAALYMCVAVSLFPILNASVKYLGRSYPMPEIFWARFAGHVVFCLVALFPRYGRSLIRTARPGVQAWRSILLFGASAFYFVGLRTVALPTASAIAFIGPIIVTALSVPMLGERVGPRRWAAVTIGFGGALIIIQPGSDVVQWGAIFVMLDALCYAFYQILSRKIGTVDPAAVSITLAGIGGFAISSAILPFSKIVLPSSLFDGLVFILLGLWGLLGHFFVIKAFQWGAASFVAPMGYGELVGSTLLGYFLFADFPDLWTWIGAATIVASGLYIAYREHKLQRLRRV; this is translated from the coding sequence ATGACCAACCCCAGCAGCCACTCGGCGCGAACGGCCGGTCGCGGCGGAAACTCGGCCCTGCGCGCCGCGCTTTACATGTGCGTTGCGGTATCGCTTTTTCCCATTCTCAACGCCTCGGTGAAGTATCTCGGGCGAAGTTATCCGATGCCCGAGATTTTCTGGGCCCGTTTTGCAGGCCACGTGGTTTTCTGCCTCGTGGCCCTCTTTCCGCGCTATGGCCGCTCGTTGATCAGGACCGCGCGGCCGGGCGTGCAGGCCTGGCGCTCGATCCTGCTCTTCGGCGCATCCGCATTCTATTTCGTGGGCCTGCGCACCGTAGCGCTGCCAACTGCAAGCGCCATCGCATTCATCGGGCCAATCATCGTCACCGCACTCTCGGTCCCGATGCTCGGCGAAAGGGTCGGACCACGGCGCTGGGCTGCCGTGACCATTGGGTTCGGCGGTGCGCTCATCATCATCCAGCCCGGGTCCGACGTCGTGCAATGGGGCGCCATATTCGTCATGCTCGACGCGCTATGCTACGCGTTCTACCAGATCCTCTCGCGCAAGATCGGAACCGTCGACCCGGCAGCGGTGTCTATCACGCTCGCAGGCATTGGCGGATTCGCGATTTCGAGCGCCATCCTGCCGTTCTCCAAAATCGTCCTCCCGTCGAGCCTGTTCGACGGGTTGGTTTTCATACTTTTGGGATTGTGGGGCCTGCTGGGCCACTTCTTCGTCATCAAGGCGTTTCAGTGGGGTGCCGCGTCATTCGTCGCACCGATGGGTTATGGCGAATTGGTCGGCTCCACGCTTCTCGGGTACTTCCTGTTCGCCGACTTCCCAGACCTGTGGACCTGGATTGGTGCTGCGACCATCGTAGCAAGCGGCCTTTACATCGCCTATCGCGAGCACAAGCTGCAGAGGTTGCGCCGCGTCTGA
- a CDS encoding nitroreductase yields MMDALTALTSRASAKALLDPAPDDAALKRMIEAAVAAPDHGRLRPWHFIAVRGEARHRLGDVLARALRTREPDAPEALIEKERGKPLRAPLIVVAAAKLVPQHKIPTVEQIVAVGAAAENLIVAAHAMGYGAMWRTGAPAYDVNVKRALGLGVDDRIVGFLYIGRPDAALVPASRPAPETCLIEWTEAAV; encoded by the coding sequence ATGATGGATGCACTCACCGCTCTCACCAGCCGCGCCAGCGCCAAAGCACTTCTTGACCCCGCACCCGACGATGCCGCCCTGAAGCGTATGATCGAGGCCGCCGTGGCAGCACCCGATCACGGGCGTCTCAGGCCCTGGCACTTCATAGCCGTGCGCGGTGAGGCGCGCCATCGCCTTGGCGACGTCCTCGCCCGCGCTCTCCGTACCCGGGAGCCGGATGCTCCGGAAGCGCTGATCGAGAAGGAGCGCGGCAAGCCGCTACGCGCACCGCTTATCGTCGTTGCGGCGGCGAAGCTTGTGCCGCAGCACAAAATACCGACCGTCGAGCAAATCGTGGCAGTGGGAGCGGCCGCTGAAAACCTCATCGTCGCAGCGCATGCGATGGGCTACGGTGCTATGTGGCGGACGGGTGCTCCCGCATACGACGTCAATGTGAAACGAGCGCTGGGGTTGGGTGTTGACGATCGGATTGTCGGGTTTCTCTACATTGGAAGGCCCGATGCCGCGCTGGTACCCGCGAGCCGGCCCGCGCCCGAGACATGCCTCATCGAATGGACGGAAGCAGCCGTGTGA
- a CDS encoding L-lactate permease, with protein MFNQVLEPTGTLLVTWIVALVPVALLLILLAVFRMSAWLATLIGSLVTFALGALVWGMPFGDGVRAYLYGSATGVWSVDWITVWGVMLFNTLVVTGVFEKFRRWLISQGTADVRVQTMLFAWAFGALLEGLVGFGYPWAFVAPILITLGIPDLDAIRVAAIANNAPVSYGALGAPIIALAAVTGLPLLTLSSSVGHIVAVLALLPPWVLLYLVSGKEGMWEAWPLAVVGSLGYIAGQLPVAAFLGPYLPDVAGAIVCFIALLVFLKVWQPKTVRGYGGAALSGSAQGKGNGGHGLGFGEIFQAWLPFIILIVIVTLWTGPWSPIPKYVPFKLSVAAGSSIDPGKTVTAAFNWAPGVGGTAIMASWIVVALMLRLTKEQFMGVVRKTYHQMWGACLVGVFIFGLAFVFNFSGMAASLAFGFSKIGAFFIIVAPILGWIGVALSGSNTSTNAMFGAFQMQVGKLLGFPPVLLPTLNSVGAEIGKPIAPQTASVGVSTSRFVRNEGEVIRHNMGWTFILLIYLIVIGVAFYFFVPNIMVIGNGS; from the coding sequence ATGTTCAACCAAGTTCTCGAACCCACCGGGACTCTGCTTGTCACTTGGATCGTGGCCCTTGTTCCGGTCGCACTTCTACTCATTCTACTTGCCGTATTCCGGATGTCGGCGTGGCTTGCGACTTTGATCGGTTCGCTCGTGACGTTCGCGCTCGGCGCACTCGTGTGGGGAATGCCCTTTGGCGACGGTGTGCGGGCCTATCTTTACGGCTCGGCTACTGGCGTGTGGAGCGTCGACTGGATCACGGTCTGGGGCGTCATGCTCTTCAACACTCTCGTCGTCACGGGCGTCTTCGAGAAATTCCGTCGCTGGCTGATTTCCCAGGGAACGGCGGACGTGCGAGTCCAAACGATGTTATTCGCCTGGGCATTCGGTGCACTACTCGAAGGGCTCGTTGGATTCGGCTATCCTTGGGCCTTCGTCGCACCGATCCTGATAACGCTCGGTATTCCCGATCTCGACGCCATCCGCGTCGCTGCGATCGCGAACAACGCCCCCGTTTCGTACGGCGCACTCGGCGCCCCAATCATCGCCCTTGCGGCGGTAACCGGCCTCCCGCTCCTCACGCTTTCAAGTTCGGTTGGGCATATTGTGGCCGTGCTAGCACTGCTCCCGCCTTGGGTGCTGCTGTACCTCGTGAGCGGCAAAGAGGGCATGTGGGAGGCATGGCCGCTCGCGGTTGTCGGCTCGCTCGGCTACATCGCCGGACAGCTTCCGGTCGCGGCTTTTCTCGGCCCATATTTGCCCGATGTAGCTGGCGCCATCGTGTGCTTTATTGCCCTTCTCGTCTTTCTCAAAGTATGGCAGCCAAAAACGGTGCGCGGCTATGGCGGCGCCGCGCTTTCCGGCAGCGCTCAAGGCAAGGGTAATGGTGGGCATGGCCTTGGCTTCGGAGAAATCTTCCAGGCGTGGCTGCCTTTCATCATTCTGATCGTCATTGTCACCTTGTGGACAGGGCCGTGGTCACCCATTCCAAAGTACGTCCCATTCAAGTTGTCGGTTGCGGCGGGATCGTCAATCGATCCAGGCAAGACTGTCACCGCGGCATTCAACTGGGCGCCTGGCGTCGGCGGCACAGCGATCATGGCGTCTTGGATCGTCGTGGCTCTGATGCTGCGGCTTACCAAGGAACAGTTCATGGGCGTGGTCAGGAAGACCTATCACCAGATGTGGGGCGCCTGCCTCGTCGGCGTTTTCATTTTCGGCCTTGCTTTCGTCTTCAATTTCTCGGGCATGGCTGCATCGCTCGCCTTCGGTTTCTCGAAGATCGGCGCATTCTTCATCATCGTCGCACCCATTCTCGGTTGGATTGGCGTGGCCCTCTCGGGTTCCAACACGTCGACGAACGCGATGTTCGGTGCCTTCCAGATGCAGGTCGGAAAGCTCCTCGGCTTTCCGCCGGTGCTCCTGCCCACGCTCAACTCGGTCGGTGCCGAGATCGGCAAGCCGATTGCGCCGCAAACCGCGAGCGTGGGTGTCTCGACAAGCCGCTTCGTGCGCAACGAGGGTGAGGTGATCCGACATAATATGGGCTGGACCTTCATCCTGCTCATCTACCTCATCGTAATCGGCGTTGCGTTCTATTTCTTTGTCCCGAACATCATGGTGATCGGAAACGGTAGCTAA
- a CDS encoding GntR family transcriptional regulator yields the protein MAFVTLSAESTTRPQRAARNEAQNEAETLTDRAYRELEELIVTLRIAPGTVVSEALLSKRLGIGRTPIREALQRLARERLVLIMPRRGIVVSEVNVQTQLRLMEVRRELERLLARASARRASEEQRARFREIAVGIAKSTESGDETEALRYHREFDALMLEASRNEFATSAMALMHGLSRRFWMMHYKSFASLLQLGQRQAAIAEAIARGDRDAAAEASDRLMDYLEDFTRRTIAES from the coding sequence ATGGCGTTTGTTACCTTATCCGCGGAATCGACAACAAGACCCCAACGGGCAGCCAGAAACGAAGCACAGAACGAGGCCGAAACTCTCACCGACCGAGCATATCGGGAGCTTGAGGAGCTGATCGTCACATTGCGGATAGCACCAGGCACGGTGGTATCCGAAGCGCTCTTGAGCAAGCGGCTGGGCATTGGCCGTACGCCGATCCGAGAGGCGCTGCAACGGCTCGCGCGTGAGCGCTTGGTGCTGATCATGCCGCGCCGCGGTATCGTGGTGTCGGAAGTCAACGTTCAGACGCAACTACGTCTTATGGAAGTCCGACGCGAGCTAGAGAGATTGCTGGCGCGCGCATCGGCGCGACGCGCAAGCGAGGAGCAGCGCGCCCGCTTCAGAGAGATCGCCGTCGGGATCGCCAAATCGACTGAATCAGGCGACGAGACCGAAGCGCTGCGTTACCACCGCGAGTTCGATGCACTGATGCTCGAGGCCTCGCGCAATGAATTCGCGACCAGTGCGATGGCGCTCATGCACGGCCTTTCCCGCCGCTTCTGGATGATGCACTACAAGAGCTTCGCGAGCTTACTTCAACTTGGACAACGGCAAGCCGCAATCGCCGAAGCGATCGCACGCGGCGACCGTGACGCGGCGGCGGAGGCGTCCGATCGATTAATGGATTACCTCGAGGATTTCACGCGGCGGACGATCGCTGAATCATGA